The Syntrophobacterales bacterium genomic interval AATGTCCCTCTATATTAGGATGTGCAGGCCACCTACGAGAATACCCTTGGCTTCAGGAGCACGAGCCTTGACTTCTCCCTATCTCTGAATCCCATGAGCGACCTCGGCCATTTTCTAACATCGAACAGGGTATTTACCTCGTAGGCGTTCGTCCCTGATACACCGACCTTGAATGTTCCTGATCCGACGCGAAGAATGATGGCAAGCAGATCGGCATCCGTCAGCCGTTCCGGGCCTTCGGCAAAGAGTCGTTCGCGCGGACGTTCGTTTGTTGGCCAGCTCTTGATTCGTTCAGAACTCACGTTACAGCCCTATCGTTAATGTCCAGCTATTCGTGCACCAGTCCAAATGCACGGTCGAGATCAAAGCGTTCAAAATCCGATGATCGCAGCACCGGTTTCAATTCCGTGTTGATCCGGGTTTTAAGTTTATTTTTTCGCACCGATGATCTCTATCCTCGACCTTGGGTTTCAAGTTGTGGGGCTTAATTTCACTATCTCCACCATCATTTCCTACCCGTAATCAAATTGACTACGACTTTCGTCAGAACGTCTTTCTCTTCCGGCTTACTTTCTGCAATCATCAGCGTGATGGCGACCAGAGCATTGTCGGCAATGTGCCGGGAGCCGTCGGCGCAATAAAGGATACCGTTCTTCTCCATGAGCCAGAGAAACAAGGCGGCAATGCGCTTGTTGCCATCCACGAAACTATGGTTCTTTACCAGAAAATAAAGAAGATGCGCGTCCTTTTCTTCAAGGCTCCGATAGAGGTATCTCCCGTTGAACGTCTGCATCACCGCCCCCAGCGAACCAGGAAGGCTGTCGTCTTTCTCTCTGCCAAAGAGATCTGATCCTCCGAATTTGCAGCGCAACTGCTCGATGACGATTAAGGCCTCCTGATAATCAATACCTTTTGCCGCTGCCTTCTTCAAACGGGCAAGTGAAACCCGCTGGTGATCGTAATCGTCCAATAAGTCAAGGGCATAAGAATAATCCGTCACCACTTGGAGAAGCGCCCTGGCCTGGTCTGATGTCACATCATACCGGTCCAAGACCTGACCGACCAGCTTAAGGGACTGACGTAGTTCCTTTAAGCGGCGCTGGTTAACAGAATACCCCTTCAGGATATGGTCGCGCAAGGTCTGCGTCGCCCAGATGCGGAACTGCGTGCCGCGCTTGGAGTTGACGCGATAGCCCACGGAGAGGATGGCATCGAGGTTGAAGTTTTCGACCTGACGTTCGACGATGCGCCTGCCTTCATCTTGAACTGTTGCAAAAAATGCAACTGTTGACCCGCTGTCAAGTTCGCCCTCGCGGAACACATTGTTTAAGTGACGGGAAATAACGGATTTATCGCGATCGAAGAGGGATGCTATCTGGTTTAAATTCAACCATAATGTGTCCTTTTCCAGCCGGACATCGAGACTTATCGTGCCGTCCGGGTTGTTGTAAAGCACTACGGCGCCGGTGCTATGTTTGCTGAGCGGTTCACTATGGATGCCGGATTGCTTCTTCATCA includes:
- a CDS encoding virulence protein RhuM/Fic/DOC family protein; protein product: MKKQSGIHSEPLSKHSTGAVVLYNNPDGTISLDVRLEKDTLWLNLNQIASLFDRDKSVISRHLNNVFREGELDSGSTVAFFATVQDEGRRIVERQVENFNLDAILSVGYRVNSKRGTQFRIWATQTLRDHILKGYSVNQRRLKELRQSLKLVGQVLDRYDVTSDQARALLQVVTDYSYALDLLDDYDHQRVSLARLKKAAAKGIDYQEALIVIEQLRCKFGGSDLFGREKDDSLPGSLGAVMQTFNGRYLYRSLEEKDAHLLYFLVKNHSFVDGNKRIAALFLWLMEKNGILYCADGSRHIADNALVAITLMIAESKPEEKDVLTKVVVNLITGRK